The Streptomyces achromogenes DNA segment CTGGAGCTGCACCGCGCCACCTACACCACGCAGGCACGCACCAAACAAGGCAACCGACGGTCCGAACACCGGCTCCGCGAAGCCGAGTTGTGGGCGACCACGGCCGCGCTGCACGCGCCGGGCTACGCCTACCCGTACGACCGGCTCGACCGGCTCTGGAAGACGGTGCTGCTGCACCAGTTCCACGACATCCTGCCGGGCTCCTCGATCGCCTGGGTGCACCGCGAGGCTGAGGCCGAGTACGCCCGGGTCGCCGGGGAGCTGGAGGCGCTGACCGCCGAGGCGGTCGCCGCGCTGGGCGCGGGCGCCACCCGGGTGTTCAACACCAGCCCCTACGACCGCGCCGAGGTCCTCCGCACCTCCGCGGGGGCGCCGGCCTACGTGGAGGTCCCCGCGAACGGCACCGCGCCCCTGGCCGCGCCCACCGTCGGGTCCCCGCAGCCGGTGACGGTCACCGGCCTGACCCTCGACAACGGCCTGGTCCGCGTGGAGCTGGCGGCGGACGGCACGCTGTCCTCGGTGCGCGACCTGCGCGCGGACCGCGAGGTCCTCGCCGGCCCCGGCAACCTGCTCCGCCTGCACACGGACCTGCCCAACTACTGGGACGCCTGGGACATCGACAAGCACTACAAGAACCGTTTCACGGACCTGCTCGACCCGGACTCGGTCACCGTCGTCGAGGACGACCCGCTGCTCGGCGCCCTGCGCGTCACCCGGTCCTTCGGCAAGGGCTCGACCCTCACCCAGACGATCACCCTCCGGGCCGGCAGCCCCCGCGTCGACATCGAGACCGACCTCGACTGGCACGAGGCCGAGAAGATCCTCAAGGCCGCCTTCCCGGTCGACGTCCGCGCGCCGCACTCGTCCGCCGAGATCCAGTTCGGCCACGTCCAGCGGCCCACCCACACCAACACCAGCTGGGAGGCGGCCCGTTTCGAGGTCTCCGGCCACCGCTGGGTGCACGTCGGCGAACCCGGCTACGGCGTCGCGGTCCTCAACGACTCGACGTACGGCCACGACGTCTCCCGCACGGTCCGCGAGGACGGCGGCACGACGACCACGGTCGCCCTCAGCCTGGTGCGCGCCCCGCGCATCCCGGACCCCGAGGCCGACCAGGGCCGGCACCGCTTCACGTACTCCCTGCTGCCCGGCGCCACGATCGCGGACGCGGTCGCCGAGGGCTACGCCCTCAACCTGCCGTTGCGGGTGGCCGAGTCGGCCGGCGCCGCGGAGCCGGTCGTGTCCGTGGACGGCGACGGCGTGACCGTGGAGGCCGTCAAGCTCGCCGACGACCGGTCGGGCGACGTCGTGGTGCGGCTGTACGAGTCCCGCGGCGGACGGGCCCGGGGCGTGCTGCGCGCCGGCTTCCCGCTGGCCGGCGCGGAGGTCACCGACCTGCTGGAACGGCCGCTGGAGGAGGAGGCCGCCGCCGCGGTGCCCGGCGACGGCACGGTCGAGGTGACCCTGCGCCCCTTCCAGATCCTGACGCTGCGACTGCGCCGGGGCGCGTGACGTCCGGCGCGCACCGCCGGCCCGGCCGTTCCTCGCCTACCGCCGGCCGACCGTTCCTGACACACCGTCGGGCCGGCCGGCCGTTCCCCGTGACAGCGGCCGGCCGGCCCGATCCCCCGTGTCCCGAGGATCCCCCGTCGATCCCCGGGGCTTCCCCCGTCGTTCCCTGTGCTTCCCCCCAAGGGCCGGCGCTCCCCCGGTGGCCCTTCCCCTTTGAGAGTCCGTGGGTACGCCCCTGATACACCCCTGGTGGAAAAAAGTCCCCCGGACCGGGATCCGGGGGACTTTCACGGCCGTGGGGGAGGCTTCGGCCGGGCTTCCTCGGCTCGCGCCGGGAGGCTCAGCCGGTGAAGCCGGCCGTGATGGAGGTGAACTGCCAGGTGCTCTGGCTGATGCCGGAGCAGTTGCTCACCACGCCCCCGCCCGGACACGGCCGGTCGCGGTTGACGGCCCAGTAGGCGAGCCGGGCGATGTGGTGGGAGTTGGCCCAGTCCCGGATGGATGTCCAGATCGCCGGGGTGGTGTTCTCCTGCTGGTCGGACAGGCCGTTCATGCCCGAGACGCCGATGTGGGCGTAGGCGGTCGCGTCGTCCCAGCCGAAGGTGGACTTCAGCTTGTTCTTCAGGCCCTCGGTGGCGTTCACGGTGTTGCCGTACATGTCCGAGCCGCCGCCGAAGTCGAACGGCATGATGGTGAAGACGTCGATGTCGGCGCCGAGCGACCTGGCCTGCTCGACGAGGCGGTTGCCGTAGTACGTCGGCCCGGTGGTCGACGTCCCGAAGGTGACGATGGTCTTCAGCCCGGGGTTGTTCGCCTTCACGGTCTTCAGCGCGGTGAGGATCCGTGCCTGCACGGCCTCGTTCTCGAACTCGTCGGTGTTCTCGATGTCCATGTCGATCGCCTTGAGCGAGTAGGCGTCGATCACCTTCTGCAGGGCGCCCGCGAGCGCGCCCGCCGAGGAGCAGTTGGCGCCGAGTTTGCTGCCCTGCCAGCCGCCGAACGAGGGCACGATGTCGCCGCCCGCCGAGCGGATCTGGTTGACGACGCTCTGGTCGACCCCGCCGGCCAGCGCCCGGTTGCCGTCCCACAGGGGGTTGCAGCCGCCGCCGTCCAGCACGAACGCCATGGTGAACCACTTGACGCCGGTCGCGTTCATCACCGTGGTCACGTTCGGCGGGTCTCCCCACCCTTCGAACAGGTAGGGCGCGGCCTGCTTGAACCCGGTGCCGCCGCCCCCGCCCGCGCTGGTCGTGACGGACACGGAGTTGGAGGCCGCCGAGGTGTTCCCGGCGGCGTCGCGCGCCTTCACGGTGAAGGTGTATCCCGTGCCGGCGGACAGCCCGCTGACCGTGGCGGCCGTGCCGGAGACGGTGAGCACCTTCGCGGACCCGCTGTAGACGTCGTAGGACGTGACGCCGACGTCGTCGGTGGCGGCGTTCCAGGACAACGACACGCTGGACGACGTCCTGCCGGTCGAGGTGAGCCCGCCGGGCGCGGTCGGGGCCCGCGTGTCCGTGCCGTCCCCGCCGCCGGGTCCGTCGAGGCTGACGTCGTCGGCCTGGTAGGCGCCCTGGGCGTACCAGCCGTGGACGTAGATCGTGGCGCTGGTCTGCGAGGCCCCGGTGGTGAAGGACACCGACAGCCGGCTGTACGCCGAGGGCGACGACGTCCAGGTGGAGGCGCCGCCGTCGACGCCGAGGTACACGTAGGAGCCGCGCACCCAGCCGGTCAGCGCGTAGGCGGTGTTCGGCCGGACGGAGACGGTCTGGCTGCACTGGGCGTTGTCGCTCGAACTCACCGCCCCCGTGAGGGCCTTGGACCCGCTGTGGGTGGGCGAGGAGACGACGGAGCCGAGATTGCCCGTACAGGACCAGGGCGACAGGGCGCCCGACTCGAATCCGGGATTGGTGAGGACGTTGGCCGCCTGGGCGGTGCCCGGCAGGGCCACGGCGCCGGCGAGGGCGAGCCCGGCGGTGCCGAGCAGGGCGAGGAAGCGACGCCATGGGCGTCGAAGGGGTGTGCTGCGCACGCGATCTCCCTGAAGGAATGGGGGTGTTCGGGAGTGCAGGGGAGTGCAGGGGGTGCGCAACAAAGTTGGTATGGACCAATCCGCCTGTCAAGGCGACGGACAGGATTGGTCCATACCGGTGAGCGATATATCCGTTTCGGGCTTTCTAGAACGGCAGCGCCTGCGCGGCCGGCGCCACCTCGACGGAGTCGGCCGGGGCGGGCATGGCCGGCAGCAGCGGCTCGGCCGCCACCTCGTCCATGCGCTGGTGCGGCAGCGTCACCGCGCGCAGCGGCCGCGGGCCCGACACCACCGTGTAGTCCTGTCCCAGGAACGGCGGCACGACCTCGCCCGGATCCTCGCCGAGCGCCAACTGCACTGCGGCCCAAGGGGCGTTGACGCCGCACAGGGACAGCTGGTGCAGTCCGCCGGCCGGGCGGGTGTTGACGTCCATCAGGACCGGCCGGTCGCCGAACATCCGGAACTGGATGTTGGACAGGTAGTGCAGCCCGAAGCCCTCGGCGATGAGCCGCGCCGGCTCCAGCCACTGCTCGTGCAGGGTGAAGCCCCGCCGGCGGCCGTTCTTCGTCCGGCCGATGGCCATGCGCACGACGTTGTCGGGGCCGGTGAGGCAGTCCACGGACACCTCCGGCTGCTCCAGGCGCGGCATGACGAGCCAGTCGACCGTCTCCCCGTCCTGCTCCTCGGCCTGCTTCAGTACCTCGACCACCGCGTCCAGCTGGACGTAGGGGCTGGGGAAGCCGGTGAGGTGCGACAGCGAGAAGGGCGCCCGGGTGATCATGCGGAAGCCGACCCCGCCCGCGCCGGACGCCGGCTTGAAGCACGGCTTGTGTCCCGCGTCCTCCAACTCCTCGACAGCGGCCACGAGTTCGTCCGCCGACCGGATCCGGTACCACGGCGGCACGGGCACGCCGATCGCCTGCACGGCCTCGTACGCGATCACCTTGTCGTGGAAGACGGCGACGGCCTCCGGCGGCGGCGCCAGCAGCGCGGTGCCGACCGCCTCGAAGTCGGCGCGGTGCGCCACGATCGCCGACTGGTGCAGCCGGGGCACGAAGACGTCGATGCCGCGGCGCCGGCACTGGGCCAGCGCGTACTCGACGTACGCCGCCGGGGAGAGGCCCTCCGGCTCGAGCTCGGCGGTGTCGGCGGCGGCCAGCACGGGGGAGTCGGCGTCACCGTGCGTGGCATGGATCTCGACGGCGCGGTCGCTGGGATTTCGTCGCAGCTGATCCGTGAAGAACACGTTCTCCGCGTACGTGCGGTTGAGCCAGACGCGTACGCGAGAGACCATGCGAGGCCGCCTTTCACGGTTCGCGGGCAGGGCGAAGCAGGCCCGGCCCGGGCAGGGGGAATGGTGGGTCACCAAACCGCCCTGCGGAAGGGACGTCCATGGCGGTGGTGTTGGGGCGATCATACGGCTTCCCGGGGGTGCCGCGTGCAACGCGGGTGTTACGGAATCGCCGATCTTGTTCACGTGTGGCGCCCGATCCGGTAAGGGGGCGCTCCGGCGCAGGTGAAGCCCTGTGCGGGCGCCACGGACGACGTGATTCGACCTTGTACCGGGGCCGCGAATGTGTTCTCGTGGGCACACTGGTGTGTGCATGTGGATACGGAGCGTGGGCTCCTGAGCGGGGGGTGTGAAGTGACGTCGAAGGCCGGTGCCGCCGGGCGACTGCTGGCCATCAGCGATCTGCACATCGGCTATGCGGAGAACCGGGCCCTCGTCGAGGCCATGGTCCCCGAGACGGACGAGGACTGGCTGCTCGTGGCCGGCGACGTCTCGGAGAACACCGCCGACATCCGCTGGGCGCTGAAGACCCTCGCGAGCCGCTTCCGCAAGGTCGTCTGGGCTCCCGGCAACCACGAGCTGTGGACGCACCCCACCGACCCGGTCACCCTGCGCGGGGTCGCCCGCTACGAGCACCTGGTGGAGCTCTGCCGCGACCTGGGCGTGACGAGCCCCGAGGATCCCTACCCGGTGTGGGAGGGCCCCGGCGGCCCGGTTGTCGTCGCGCCGCTGTTCCTGTTGTACGACTACACGTTCCTGCCGGCCGGCTGCACGACCAAGGAGGAGGGGCTGGCCTACGCGGAGGGCACGGGCATCGTCTGCAACGACGAGTACCTGCTGCACCCCGACCCGTACCCGAGCCGCGAGGCGTGGTGCCGGGCCCGGGTCGCCGAGACCGAGCGGCGGCTCGCCGAGATCGACGCGGACCTGCCGACGGTCCTCGTCAACCACTACCCGCTGCACCGTCACCCCATGGACGTCCTGTGGCACCCCGAGTTCGCCATGTGGTGCGGCACCGCCCTCACCGCGGACTGGCACCGCCGGTTCCGCGTCGAGGCCATGGTCTACGGCCACCTGCACATCCCACGCACCACCCGGCAGGACGGCGTCCGCTTCGAGGAGGTGTCGGTGGGCTACCCACGCGAGTGGCGCAAGCGCCCGCAGCCGCCGGGCCGCCTGCGGCGCATCCTGCCCCGGGAGGACGAGACCTCGTGATCGATGAACTGTTGCCCGCTTCCGTCGTGGCGGTGGAGGCGTTCGGCGAGGAGGGCGTCCGCGAGTTCGGCAACACGCCGCTGTACCCGCAGGAAGCGGCGCTGGTGGTCCGGGCCGTCGACAAGCGGCGCCGCGAGTTCACCGTCGTCCGCGGCTGCGCCCGGCGCGCCATGGAGAAACTGGGGGTGCCCGCGCAGCCCGTGCTGCCCGGCGAGCGCGGCGCGCCGTGCTGGCCGGACGGCGTCACGGGCAGCATGACGCACTGCGCCGACTACTCGGCGGCGGCCCTGGTGCGGGCCGCGGACCTGGCCTCGCTCGGCATCGACGCCGAACCCCACGGGCCGCTGCCCGAGGGCGTGCTGGCCGCCGTCGCCCTGCCCGCGGAGAAGGCGCGGCTCGAGCGGCTGACCGCGGACCGTCCCGAGGTGCACTGGGACCGGCTGCTGTTCAGTGCCAAGGAGTCCGTCTACAAGGCGTGGTTCCCCCTCACCCGAAAGTGGCTGGACTTCGGGGAGGCCGACATCGAGATCTCGGCAGACGACGGCCGCACCGCCGTCACTACCGGGCCGGCCGCGGGTGCGCAGGGCGGGTTCCGGGCCCGGCTGCTGGTCCCCGGGCCGGTGGTCGGCGGGCGTCGCGTCGAGCACTTCGACGGCCGCTGGACCGTACGCCACGGGCTGGTGGCCACGGCGGTGACGGTGCCGCACTCCTGAGGCTGCCGCCGCCCGCGGTTCATCTGCCGGGGCACCAGCTGTGCAGCAGCCGGAAGAACTCCTCCTCGTTGCCGGTCAGCCCCGCGTCGGCCAGCGCCTGCTCGGCCTCCGCCAGCACGGCGGGCGGCACCACCGGGGGCCGACGGTCGTGCGGCGGCAGGGAGGCGCCGGCGTGCGCACCGCCCTCCTCGTCGCCGAAGGCGGCCCGCACGGTGTGCAGCAGCCGGAGATAGGCCTGGACGGCGGTGCGTTCGCGGTCGGTCAGTACGGCAGTGGGCATCGGTCGGCTCTCCCCGTGTCGGCGTCGTCGTCTGCCACGCGCCCCCACGGCGCGTACGCCACCGTGCGGCGGCGCACCCCCAGCTTGCCGCCCACCACTGACAATCCGGCCGTCCTCCACGTCGGTTCGCCCGCTCAGCGCAGGCGCCGCCCGCGCCGGACTCCGTGCGGGAAACCGTTCCTGAGCTGCGTGAAGGGCCCGTGTACGGGCCGCCGGAGGCCCGGATCGGGACGGAGCGCGCCAAGGTCCGTCACCCGCCGAACGCGCCCGGCGCGCGCCCCCGAGGGCGCCGCCGCTCAGTTCTGCGGTCCCAAGTACCCGAGCGAGGCCTCGATACGGCCCGCCAGGTGGTCCCGCTGACCCCGGCCCCGGGGTGCCGACCCCGGCAGCCAGGTGCGGCACTTGCTGGCCAGCAGCAGACCGAAGCTCTCCGCCTGCCGCTCGTCGGCCAGGTCGAAACGGGTGCGCGCCGCCACGCTGCGGACCGTCGCCCGCAGGTCGGCTCCGTCGTTCAGTAAACGGGCCGCGACCGCCGCGCCTTCGACGTGATGACTGCAGTGCCCCGCCTTCATGTGCCACAGCTCGTGCCCGAGGATCACCAACTGGTGGTCGGGCGCGGTGCGTTCCTCGATGACGACGAGGTCCTGGTCCGCCATGTCGAGCCACAGCCCGCTGGCCGTGTCCGCGGGGAAGGGGGCCATCCGGAAGTGCACGGGGCGGCCGCGCCGTCTGCTCATCCCGTCGCACAGAGCGGTGTACAGGTCGGCCGGCGGGGCGGGGGCCGGGAGGGTCAGCTCCGAGACCAGTTCGCCGCTGAGCCGGCGCATTTCCTTCGCGATGCTCACAGTTCTCCCCCGGATCACGACTCGGGCCGCTTCACGCTCTCCAGGAGCATGTCCAGCCACTCGGCGACCTTGTCGCGGTGCTGGTCGGTGGGCAGCTGGGCGGCCCGCCACGCGATCCCGCGCACGCCGTGGTCCTGGAGCAGCCGCTCCAGCGGGTCCTCGGCGGCCGCGGCCGCCTCCCGCGCGGCGAGCTTCTGCAGCAGCTCCTGCTCGGTGTGCTGCAACGCCCCCGCGAGCGCCTCCGGGTCCTCCGCCGTGAGGAAGCCCGCGTGCACGCGGAAGAAGCGCTGAAGGGCGTCGCAGTGCTCCATCGTGGGACGCCGGTCGCCGTTGATGAGGGCGCCCGCCTGCTGGCGCGACATGCCCGCGCCGTCGGCGATCTCCTGCTGGGTGTACTTGCGGCCGTTCGGCTTGAGCCGCGTACGGCGCAACAGGTCCAGGCGTTGCAGGAAGCGGGCCTGGACATCGGGCTCGCCGGCGGGCCGGCCGCTCAACAGGGCCCTGACCACGGGCTCGGGGACACCGGAGGCGACGGACAGCCGCCCGGTGCCGAAGACCTCCGCGTGCGCCACGCCGAGCCGGTCGGCGAGCCCGGCGACACGGGCGACGACGGCCGACAGCAGCACCGTCGCCGTGGCGCCCGGAACCTCGAAGCCATCCTCCGCCACCGACAGGTCTCCTAGGTCTCTCACGTCCCTCTCACCGGGGCACGCTCATCGGCACAGACGGTCGCCGTGAACTTGTGGAGAGTAGCGGGTGTTTCGAACTCACATCCAGGTCTCGCCACAACTGTGGCCAATTTCAGCCGTCAACGAGCATGGAATGCCACGATAGTTGACATGACTGCGCCCCGGCAGCAGGATCGGGGCGCCGCGTGAAGGCCGCAGAGGCAAGAGGGGTGACCTCCCGATGGCGCATCAGGCAGGTGGGCAGCGGTCCATACCGCGTCCCGTCCCCGAAGGACCCGAGGCCCAGGCGTATCTGCAGGACTGCGCCGTCTACCTGGAGGCCGTCCCCTTCCCGTCCGTCGTGGTCGACCACCGCTGGGACGTGGTGCAGTCCAACGCTGCTTTCGCGTCACTTTTCCGGGCGGTGAGCCCGCATCCGACGGCCCAGCCGGGCGACAACTTCCTGCGCTTCGTGCTCTTCCACCCCGACGCGCCCTCGGTGCTCGGCGACCACGAGGCCGGCTGGTGCCTGCCGATGCTCGCCGGTTTCGCGGCGGCCGTGGAGCGGCACGGCCACGACCACGGGCTGCTGGCGATCCGCCGTGACATCGCCCAGGACCCGATCATGGAGGCCGCCTACCGGTACGGCCTGCCGCACTGGATCCGCGCGGTCGGCGAGGGCGCCGCGGAGCACGACGGGGCGGTCCGCCCGCTGGTGCATCCCGACCCGCGCTGGGGCGCCACGGACTGCCGCATCGTCGAGGACACCCCGACGGCCCTGCGCGACATGGGGTACAC contains these protein-coding regions:
- a CDS encoding ATP-grasp domain-containing protein, producing MVSRVRVWLNRTYAENVFFTDQLRRNPSDRAVEIHATHGDADSPVLAAADTAELEPEGLSPAAYVEYALAQCRRRGIDVFVPRLHQSAIVAHRADFEAVGTALLAPPPEAVAVFHDKVIAYEAVQAIGVPVPPWYRIRSADELVAAVEELEDAGHKPCFKPASGAGGVGFRMITRAPFSLSHLTGFPSPYVQLDAVVEVLKQAEEQDGETVDWLVMPRLEQPEVSVDCLTGPDNVVRMAIGRTKNGRRRGFTLHEQWLEPARLIAEGFGLHYLSNIQFRMFGDRPVLMDVNTRPAGGLHQLSLCGVNAPWAAVQLALGEDPGEVVPPFLGQDYTVVSGPRPLRAVTLPHQRMDEVAAEPLLPAMPAPADSVEVAPAAQALPF
- a CDS encoding toxin-antitoxin system, toxin component, translating into MRRLSGELVSELTLPAPAPPADLYTALCDGMSRRRGRPVHFRMAPFPADTASGLWLDMADQDLVVIEERTAPDHQLVILGHELWHMKAGHCSHHVEGAAVAARLLNDGADLRATVRSVAARTRFDLADERQAESFGLLLASKCRTWLPGSAPRGRGQRDHLAGRIEASLGYLGPQN
- a CDS encoding carbohydrate binding domain-containing protein, coding for MRSTPLRRPWRRFLALLGTAGLALAGAVALPGTAQAANVLTNPGFESGALSPWSCTGNLGSVVSSPTHSGSKALTGAVSSSDNAQCSQTVSVRPNTAYALTGWVRGSYVYLGVDGGASTWTSSPSAYSRLSVSFTTGASQTSATIYVHGWYAQGAYQADDVSLDGPGGGDGTDTRAPTAPGGLTSTGRTSSSVSLSWNAATDDVGVTSYDVYSGSAKVLTVSGTAATVSGLSAGTGYTFTVKARDAAGNTSAASNSVSVTTSAGGGGGTGFKQAAPYLFEGWGDPPNVTTVMNATGVKWFTMAFVLDGGGCNPLWDGNRALAGGVDQSVVNQIRSAGGDIVPSFGGWQGSKLGANCSSAGALAGALQKVIDAYSLKAIDMDIENTDEFENEAVQARILTALKTVKANNPGLKTIVTFGTSTTGPTYYGNRLVEQARSLGADIDVFTIMPFDFGGGSDMYGNTVNATEGLKNKLKSTFGWDDATAYAHIGVSGMNGLSDQQENTTPAIWTSIRDWANSHHIARLAYWAVNRDRPCPGGGVVSNCSGISQSTWQFTSITAGFTG
- a CDS encoding 4'-phosphopantetheinyl transferase family protein, with protein sequence MIDELLPASVVAVEAFGEEGVREFGNTPLYPQEAALVVRAVDKRRREFTVVRGCARRAMEKLGVPAQPVLPGERGAPCWPDGVTGSMTHCADYSAAALVRAADLASLGIDAEPHGPLPEGVLAAVALPAEKARLERLTADRPEVHWDRLLFSAKESVYKAWFPLTRKWLDFGEADIEISADDGRTAVTTGPAAGAQGGFRARLLVPGPVVGGRRVEHFDGRWTVRHGLVATAVTVPHS
- a CDS encoding MmyB family transcriptional regulator encodes the protein MAHQAGGQRSIPRPVPEGPEAQAYLQDCAVYLEAVPFPSVVVDHRWDVVQSNAAFASLFRAVSPHPTAQPGDNFLRFVLFHPDAPSVLGDHEAGWCLPMLAGFAAAVERHGHDHGLLAIRRDIAQDPIMEAAYRYGLPHWIRAVGEGAAEHDGAVRPLVHPDPRWGATDCRIVEDTPTALRDMGYTRLTLVLREARPAPATRRARAGRRAAGHLRVVPPAEA
- a CDS encoding helix-turn-helix domain-containing protein; protein product: MAEDGFEVPGATATVLLSAVVARVAGLADRLGVAHAEVFGTGRLSVASGVPEPVVRALLSGRPAGEPDVQARFLQRLDLLRRTRLKPNGRKYTQQEIADGAGMSRQQAGALINGDRRPTMEHCDALQRFFRVHAGFLTAEDPEALAGALQHTEQELLQKLAAREAAAAAEDPLERLLQDHGVRGIAWRAAQLPTDQHRDKVAEWLDMLLESVKRPES
- a CDS encoding metallophosphoesterase family protein codes for the protein MTSKAGAAGRLLAISDLHIGYAENRALVEAMVPETDEDWLLVAGDVSENTADIRWALKTLASRFRKVVWAPGNHELWTHPTDPVTLRGVARYEHLVELCRDLGVTSPEDPYPVWEGPGGPVVVAPLFLLYDYTFLPAGCTTKEEGLAYAEGTGIVCNDEYLLHPDPYPSREAWCRARVAETERRLAEIDADLPTVLVNHYPLHRHPMDVLWHPEFAMWCGTALTADWHRRFRVEAMVYGHLHIPRTTRQDGVRFEEVSVGYPREWRKRPQPPGRLRRILPREDETS